A stretch of DNA from Anopheles ziemanni chromosome 3, idAnoZiCoDA_A2_x.2, whole genome shotgun sequence:
CGTTCGTGTAACGTAAACGAAAATGCTCCGGTAGAGATGTACGAACCGGCaacgaggaaaagaaacacattgGCCGCACACTGCTCATTGGTGAGTACATCTTCCGCTTGTTAAATTTCGCTATCGACCCCCCACTCCCCATTAATCCCCGGCCGTATCTGGGCAGGACGAACAGATTGGCCGACATGAAATCATCGCAGTAGATGCTACGATCGTGAAAATGCTGGAAGTCGTTCTGCATGATCCGCGTTTTCCGTACACAAGCCAACGAATCCCTCATTCTGATTCCCGAAAATTCTAGTTGAACAGAACGCTTCAATCGATCTGAAATGTAAAGTGGTTGCGTAAATAAAAAGagatattaattttattcaaattgctCATAATGCAGgctaaaaattaatttaaagccCATCTTAGGTGCTCTAAAATCCATATTGGGGTTGTTGTAAGAAATAGGTCAGCACAGTTTTCTTTTAGCACATTTGACCATTTATTTCACTGAACGTCTAACCGGCATTTCAAACATGCCGCATTGATCAATCTAGAATCGCTGTAAACGCAGCAGCCCAGGATGCGGACGCGTTCGTCGCGTTGCAACAGATTTAACCAGGGTAGCAGAAACCGCCAAGAGGCCATCCCATATATGCCAAGCGGACAAAAGGAACAAAGTAACCGCGAAAGAGAGATAGATGGTATCATACTGGTGTGTGGGGTGGCGCTCGCTTTCCGGCAAGGAGTAAACCGTCTGATCGCCTAGTACCCGTGCGGTAAGTTCGACCACCGGCGCACAACTAGAGCGCGTGTTGCGCAAATGGCTCTGCGCatcttttcactttcacaGTTGTTGGCCTGCACCAGCTGATGTGTGCTGTGTCTTACCAGGGACGAAGTTTGCAGAAGAGGACACACAACATCGATATTACCAGGGCGGGAAGTTTGCGGTGCTTACAGTTTAAGAAGTTTGCGGTGCTTACGGTCTAACTGCTCTATTCGCAACGCGCTTTTAAGCGATGGCACCTTTTTCAGCGCTGTACCCGCCCTTGTACTGATAGTTTCAAACTGAAATCTAGAAGAAAAGTATTCagaaaacaagagaaaaattTCCAACAAAAACACGAAAGGAAGCTACAACTTTCCTACTTGCTATTGTCGGAAGATCACACTTTCGGCACAACTTAGTGGATGCAAATGGATGCGCGTTAAATTAAACTACCATTTTGCAAATGAGGCTGGTTCGCCCGTCGTGTTTCTCTGTTCGCCCGTCTGTTTTCAGATTTTCTAGTTACTTCGCGTCAACGTAACAGGAGTCTAAATATCATAGGAGGCCGCACAAACAATGGCGCGAAAGGAATGACATCAGCAGCGAACGACCTACCTAGTGCTCGCACACATGGGAGTTGCTTGCAACGTTTATAGCTTGTTTCCTACCTGCTTGGTTGCATGCATGCCTATTACTCGTGTAGTACATCTTGCGCAAGCGCAACCCGGTAAGTTTTTTCAGCTTTGTGCACAAGTTggtacaaaaaaggaaaaagaagacTCTTTTGAACagcgaaaagttaaaaaaccaaatcaaataaaattaactaaTGTCGGGATAGTGATGTCCTCAAaaactttatttctttcttacatttttcttttaaaatagttCATTATAAAATGTACTACTACTTTGCGTACAATCTCAGTAACTCTTTTAaggaatttattttgtttattggtGGGTTTGCTTGTGCGTGTAATTAtcataaaatgaataattgtTATTGCAACAACAATGGCACAAGGAGATTTTTTTAGAAGTATACTTCTTTTTAATgtagaatatatgaaataaatcttctgcttcttcttcttgacgtaaCGACTTGGTTGGTCATGCCTagccgttaagggcttacgagacttttaccctatgtgaACGTGGATAGTCctgtcctctcgtacaggggagggttgGGATTCgagaacccacgccgtcgaggtggtgagcctcatgggccaattttctaaccggtgctaccgctcggctgtcgcggacccccaatcTTCTGCTGAACattcaaattttaatgaaaacacAACATGATTTCCGTACTGCTGGATTTATTTCGTTggtttattcaaacaaaacaaaatattaaaaatacttGCTCTAATAGTTGTTGTTCCATGCTGTCTTTGTATGTGCTGGACCGTTTCCCTCAAAGAAAGGCGGATTAACAATATCCCATTTTATAACTGTATTCTGTTGAATTTATGTTTGCCACACTATCGCTGTAAtacaatatttaatttttatattctaAATAACAGTAATGTACAGCACGGCGTCAAAAGGACAAGATAACCTTGGCGACCCAAACAACGCCAAGTCTAGTGACGTTTACTGGTTATCACTATACTTTCGTTGAAAAAACTATATTAACCCGTTAAGATCCAACGTAACAATGGGTCATCATCCGGACGCGTCTTTTAAACATCAAATATTTAACATTTTGCTAAGATTCATGTCCTTCGTCTTCTACTTCTACTTGTTGATTTTGTTCGTCGATCTACATCTAAGgacacttgtttgtttgtttgtttgtttgttttatacgTTTCCTAATACACGATCACATTTGGCTTCTGCATCACTGCGTTTTGTTTGCCACCGCCAATGTTTGTTCGTACGCTTGACGCGCGATTTGCTGTAGCCGCTCGGATTCGGATGGTCCCGTTGCCGCCACCATATCACTGAAGATACCCATCGGAAGCTGCAGCAGCTCGTACGGTGTGCCTAACTCAACGGCCTGCCCGGCGTCCATTACAAGCACTCGGTCCGAATCCATGATAGTATTTAGTCGATGAGCGATCGTTAGAACGGTGCAGTCGGTAAACTTGTATCGTATCGTGTCTTGGATCAAACGATCGGTGCTGAAAAAGAGTTCAAACCAATTATTCAATAATTCATAATTTCAATGGGACAAGAAGGTTCGAAATGACGAGAACTTACGTCGGATCAACGTTGGCAGTGGCTTCGTCGAGTACCAGGACATGATTGCTACGTAGGATCGCACGAGCGAGACAGATCAGCTGCCGTTGGCCGACACTAAAGTTCGACCCACCAGCCGCCACCGCCATTTGTAGGCCGGCCGGCGTATTGGCAAGTTCCTTCAGCTCAACCTGCTCCAGCGCACTCCACAGCTCCACATCGGGGTAATCCTCGAATGGGTCCAAATTACGGCGTAGCGTCCCGGAAAATAGAACCGGATCCTGCGGGATGATCGACACCTTCGAGCGCAGGCTTTCCAGCGTAATTTCGGCCGTGTTAATGCCATCGATCAGCACCTCTCCCTCGACCTGTGCCAACCGGAACAGTGCACCGATGAGTGAAGACTTGCCGGCACCCGTTCGTCCGACAATGCCAATCTTTTCCCGTGGCCGTATGACAAACGAAAGGTCGCGTAACACAGCCGGTGCTCCTTCGAAGTAACGATAGGTAACGTTACGGAACTCGATTCTACCCGCCTCCGGCCAGTTTTTGTTCGGAACGCGTGGTTCGACGGGTTGCCATTCTGGCGCTAGATCCCGATACTCCAGCAACCGCTCGACAGACATCATGAAGTTTGCCACCTCGGCGCTCTGCCGTATACCCCACTGCATCATTCCCGTGAGGGCCATCGCCTGTGTGATCGCCAGGCCTACCTGATCAGCAAAAGTATCCTGTTCGATCAGCAGAAAACTGAACACCAcgataaacacaaacacaagacAGAGCAGATCGAGCGCGAACCCAAAAGCCGAGCTTGCCGTGATGAACATATAGAACGAGGCCGTATGGATGTCCTGGTGGGCGTCAAATTCCCGTATCAGCTCGCCCTGTGCACCGAACGCTCGGATCGTCGGTAGGCCGGCCAGCGAAGCGGCGAGATGGGAGAACACTGGGGATCGCGTGATGCCCTCGAGTCGCTTGATGTTTTTCGACGTCTTCAGAAAGATGCGCCGAACGAACCAGAACACGATGCCAAGCAAGAATAGTGGCACGAGGAACATGGGATTCACGGTCACGGTCACGACGATCGTTCCGCACAGGCTTAGAATGATTTGCGTGGCATCGAGGCACGCCTTGGGCAGCAGTTCATCTACCGATCCCATGTCCTTCGAGAAGCGATTCAGAATCCGGCCGGACGGGTTTGTGTCATAGAACCTCATCGACGTCGATACGCAGCCCTTGAACATGCTGTCGTGCAGGTTCTGTGATGCGCGTACCGAAGTTTTGTAGAAACTGATCGATCTGAAATTAAGGAAGGTGGTGGTGAAATTAGAAAAAATCCATGTCCTGTATAAGGTGGCCTAGTGTACAACAGACCCCATGAGGAGTAATTCAGCAGAAAAATTACTTATGgcagagttttttttaacattaaatATAAGATGAACGATTGACACATTGACACATGAACGCCGGTTTAACCCCGTCGGCAATttaggttcgaatcccaaccgagaccggatcaTGTCCTGTACGGGAGGACACGACGGTCGTTAcgcccaaaaaagaaaaagatgctTTTTACTATCACAAAATAGGCAGCCCCAATTCCAACACTGAACCCACTATATGACATGAAAGAAATCAAGCTTGTCTCACCTGCAAATAGCaatgataaatatgctgctgaCCAGCGCACCATGGATGGCCATGCACATGTCCGTACTAAGTAGGGTCCGCTGCTCGCCGACCACTGGGGGCAAGCTTCCATCAGTGTTGTTTGTAACCGTTTCCTGGTGCGCCTTCTGGAACAATCTCTGCTCCTCTTGGGAGGTCCTGAAAAAGAAAGATATACCTTAAGCTTTCATGGTGAAAAGCATTACATTATAGCTTTCGACTTACCAAAAGGAAACCCAATAGTCGGCCCCGCTAGCGGCAAGCTGCGTGGCGAGAAACAGAATCAGTAACCCGAACATGATTACTGGGTTCGCCCCGCTGCGGATGTAGTTCAGCAGTACCGAGCCTTGCACCATTCCCCGCGAGGTACCCTCCATGTTGCTCTGGACGGGAGCATCGGCCGCTCGTTCCCGTTCGTCCAGCTTCTGCTCCTCATCGGACAAATCGTGGACCGAGGAACTACCCGAGCGCGCCGAAGCTCGCGAATCGCGCCGGCTACGTTTGTCCCCTGTACCACTGATCGATCCGTCCGTATCGCCGCCACCCTCTTCATCTGTTTTACGTTCGACTAGCTCCACAAAGTCAATTCCACTTTGAGACAACTCGTGCGGGGTGCCCTGTGCTTGCACACGCCCCTCATTCAACACCACAACCCAGTCGGCTTCCTTCAGGAAGTGGACCTGATGTGTGACCAGTATGCGCGTCGTTTTCAGTGACCCCAGCCGTCCGTGCGGGCCAACACATAGATCAAACAGATGCTTTCCAACATGTGCATCGACCGCACTGAGTGGATCATCCAGGAGATACACGTCGGCCCGTCGATACACTGCTCGGGCTAAGCTAATGCGTGCCTTCTGACCACCGGACAGGGCGGCACCACGCTCCCCAATCATAGTCCGATCACCATCCGGCAGCTGTTCAAAGTCGGTGACGAGGGCACACGCTTTTACGACCGCTTCATAACGATCCTTTTCCATCGGTTGTCCGAAGAGAATGTTTTGCCGAACAGTGCCGGCGAAAACCCACGGTTCCTGGCTGACGTAAGCAAACTTTCCCCGACTCACGATCGTCCCCGTTTCAACGGGTAGCTCACGAAGAATTGCCTGCAGTAGCGAAGACTTACCGGCACCGACGGGGCCGATCACACCGATCAGGATTCCTTTGCGGAACTCAACGTTTACATTCGCCAGCGTCGTCGGGGGTAGGGTTTCTGAGTCTTCGTTTTGTGTGATCCGCTTGTCCTTGTGGGATACGCCGCCGTTACGTACTTTCGGGGCTCCAACCACTGGCTGCTGTTTAACCGCTCCCCAGCGGGCCGTTACACTCCGCATCGACACGGCCACATTCGCCGGTAGCTGGGCGTCCGACTCGATCAGCTTTTGCTTCTCCTCCGACACATCCCCATTGAGGCCCAGTTCCGCCAGCAACTTCTGTTTGCTTTCGGGTAGTGCTTCCTCTACCTTCTCGTCGTACTCGAGGAACTTCTGCAGCCGTTTCATTGCTACCATCGCTTCCGCGATCTCCGCTATGCCGCGCACAAACATCGCCGACATGGTGTTCGCCAGAATGCCGAAGTATGTTGCCACCACGAACACCCGGGCCGCCGTCAGCTCATCGCCGAGCAGCGCCATTGCCATCATCGTGCAAAATAGTGCCATACGTGTGGTAAACAGTAGGAACGTCATGTACAGCCCGCGCACGTACGCACTCTTCTTCACGATCTTCAGCTCCATCTGGCGGGCGCGGCTGATCAGCTTCGCGAACGGGCGCTCCCAGGCGTACATCTTAATCACCTGTATGCCGGAAATGATCTCGTCCATCAGCCGGATGCGCTCGTCCGTGCGGAGGGCCGTCTGGAGCCGGAAACGTGAAGTTAGCTTGCCGGTATAGGACTGGATCGGAGTAACGATGAATATCACGATCATCCCAATCAGGCCAGCCACGCCGATCTCGATGTACAGCAGGATGCCAATGATGATGGCCAGCAGTGGAGCAGACCACATGGAGTGAAGAAACACGGACACGATATCGAAGCGGTTTACGTCGTTCGACAGGAGATTGACCACCTTCCCGGGCGCAGTGTCTCCGAGGGCAGTCCGGGAAAGGCGCAATGCCTTACGGTAGATCAAACTGCATACAGCGATTCGCACCTTCATACCATTCTGGAAGCTCCCCAGCACGTACTGGTTGATCGTGACTACACTCATCGCGTTCAGCAGGACGATAGCGCCGGCGTAATAGAAGGCACTCTCGCGGGTTACGTCCGTGTCTTTGctggaaaagcaaaaacaaaagaacattAACTAAACCGGGCTGTTCAGCTAACAATTAATTTGGTATTAAACCGGACGCAGTCTTACCGGAAATAAAGCAGCAGTTGGCCGAGGAAGATGGGCTGCGCCAGCCGAATGAAGATGTCATTGAACACGGTAATAATGCCGAGCACGCCGTACTCTCGCCAGAATGTTTTGAAGATTGCCTTTACCAGCGATGGTCGCCCCGGTCCGGCCTGTTGCTCGAACCATTTtctgatgaaaaataatatttaaggCCTAAGATTTAATAAGGATATTCTATAGAATACACTTAACAACAGAAATGTACTAAATCATTTGTCATCATTTGTCatcttaaaaatatcaaaatattcATTAAAGGTGGTTTAATGTACTTTCTAGCACACACTTTTTTCTGaattaattttgcaaatatGAAAGTGATAAAGAGGTGCAtctaaaaccaaaaacgtcgAAAGATAGATCAGACTAATTCAGAAAATGACTAAGCTATAggatttgtaaaacaaatcaaatgcaGGCttttttagaatatttttcatatacccctaacattttcatttaaataatacTTTGTCAATATGATCACTGAtcaggcaaaaaaaaaataaaaaataaaaaagctgGCTGAGGATATGTATCCAGTGCCGAGGTATTTTCAATGATACAAATACTgtagaaatattatttttaaaccaaaccaacttttggggtccgcgacagccgagcggtagcgccggttagaaaatcggcccatgagttCCGGGGCCctccacctcgacggcgtgggttcgaatctcacCCGACAACGGACCCTCACctatacgagaggactgactatccacgtacaacagggaaacaagtcccgtaagcccttaacggggcaggcatgaccaagaggtcgttacgccaagaagaagaagaaaccaaactGAAACTGAAAACTAGCATTTGTAAAAGAGCAATCAAAAAAccgctaaaaagcattcgacaAGATTCCAATACAATGTATGGACAAAATGTAACACAATGTTAAGGACAAAAAAGGCATTTCAAATGATCTTCTCGCCAACTTCACACGACCGAAGGATAAAATCAGCAATAAGTAATTTATCAACATCATTTGCCTTATTTTGCGGAACCAATGAGACCCTTTCATATCGTTGatcttaaaaataaacaattttcctAGGGCAATGTAGGAATGTTAATTCTATTTCAAAAGTCACTCCGCCATTGCCGCCGAAGTACGTGTAGGTTTAGATGTTGTTAAAGATTCGCAAATGTAATTAGAGTACATCACGGGACCATTAGGCCATGACTGATGAAACAGTATGCCGGTAcgataaaaggaaaaccaaattgGCTTCTCCTTCTCCAACACGAATGGGTAAGAATGAGCGGTTCTAGTTGCATACCGTTTCTAACCTGATCGTCATTTGATAACCTGCTATCTTCAAGCAAGAATATGCACACAACTTTAATTGTGAGTAATTAGCTATATTACCCTTTGTTAGCACTGTGCACATTTAATCAAAAATATCACCCATTAGTAGCGCTTTCAGAACTCTAAGGCAAGCAATAGAGTGTAAGAAAAGTTCATAGTTTACATTGGTCGGAAAATTAAGTGACAATTTCGGTTATACCTTGCCTTGAAAGAATAACATTTTACATACAATCAATAtgtcatttaaatattttcttacaGTTTTGATCAAGCCAGATGCTTATATGTCAATCTATTTATAGATCTTCATGATTCTTCAACTAGCTAAAATACTAGCAAATTGAATCTTCGATAACGAAATTATTAAGCTAATTTAGTCTTATCGAGTTGTTAAGAAAAGTCAGAGTACATATACCGCAGATAAAAATCTCTATATTACTTCGTAACGATGACGagacaatttaaaatttgtggCGGAAAAATTACGACACAATCGTGTGCTGTTCTCATGAGAACAGAACAGAGCCTCTTCATGACCTCCGCACAGACCCTACCATCAATCTCGAACAGGTGATTAACATCCATGCAGGGGAGAAGGATGATAGCAACGGGGGATAGTGTGGGGGCAAAACAGTGACGCTGCAAGTTTCAATATAACCAAGCCAAGTATAAGACCCTCCCATTACGAGTGACGATCGGGTGGCCGCAGAAACCACAGCCGTGCGCGGTTATCTTCTTGCTTTGCCGGAGCACGCAAATAGTCAATATTGGGCAACCGAAACTGGCGAGCCCCGTTTAGCGGTGAACAACTTTTCTGTTCTTACTACAtgaatgttaatttatttcttcctgCATTATGGGAGAGtgtttgtcaaattttatttaattgtgTAATACctttgaaaacatgtttttgttattttcaactcataacatttttaacaaattacCATACGTTTCTTAAGATGAGAGACAATATCCAAATTCTATGTTTTAAAGCTTACATAGATAAAAGAAGCAACCACCCGGAAAGTACCAGTCGAGAACTGCTTCTGTATGCCTCTGTTTGAATCAGTCTGGTTTGTCTGCAAAGAGTTGGTTAACTCTGCTTCAATCCAGTGTACAAAGCTCATT
This window harbors:
- the LOC131288347 gene encoding ATP-binding cassette subfamily C member 4-like, producing MEAITRKLPPNPRQNASIFSTLTFWWTIDLFRKGYSKVLELQDLFRPLDVDRSDALGDRLEKKWFEQQAGPGRPSLVKAIFKTFWREYGVLGIITVFNDIFIRLAQPIFLGQLLLYFRKDTDVTRESAFYYAGAIVLLNAMSVVTINQYVLGSFQNGMKVRIAVCSLIYRKALRLSRTALGDTAPGKVVNLLSNDVNRFDIVSVFLHSMWSAPLLAIIIGILLYIEIGVAGLIGMIVIFIVTPIQSYTGKLTSRFRLQTALRTDERIRLMDEIISGIQVIKMYAWERPFAKLISRARQMELKIVKKSAYVRGLYMTFLLFTTRMALFCTMMAMALLGDELTAARVFVVATYFGILANTMSAMFVRGIAEIAEAMVAMKRLQKFLEYDEKVEEALPESKQKLLAELGLNGDVSEEKQKLIESDAQLPANVAVSMRSVTARWGAVKQQPVVGAPKVRNGGVSHKDKRITQNEDSETLPPTTLANVNVEFRKGILIGVIGPVGAGKSSLLQAILRELPVETGTIVSRGKFAYVSQEPWVFAGTVRQNILFGQPMEKDRYEAVVKACALVTDFEQLPDGDRTMIGERGAALSGGQKARISLARAVYRRADVYLLDDPLSAVDAHVGKHLFDLCVGPHGRLGSLKTTRILVTHQVHFLKEADWVVVLNEGRVQAQGTPHELSQSGIDFVELVERKTDEEGGGDTDGSISGTGDKRSRRDSRASARSGSSSVHDLSDEEQKLDERERAADAPVQSNMEGTSRGMVQGSVLLNYIRSGANPVIMFGLLILFLATQLAASGADYWVSFWTSQEEQRLFQKAHQETVTNNTDGSLPPVVGEQRTLLSTDMCMAIHGALVSSIFIIAICRSISFYKTSVRASQNLHDSMFKGCVSTSMRFYDTNPSGRILNRFSKDMGSVDELLPKACLDATQIILSLCGTIVVTVTVNPMFLVPLFLLGIVFWFVRRIFLKTSKNIKRLEGITRSPVFSHLAASLAGLPTIRAFGAQGELIREFDAHQDIHTASFYMFITASSAFGFALDLLCLVFVFIVVFSFLLIEQDTFADQVGLAITQAMALTGMMQWGIRQSAEVANFMMSVERLLEYRDLAPEWQPVEPRVPNKNWPEAGRIEFRNVTYRYFEGAPAVLRDLSFVIRPREKIGIVGRTGAGKSSLIGALFRLAQVEGEVLIDGINTAEITLESLRSKVSIIPQDPVLFSGTLRRNLDPFEDYPDVELWSALEQVELKELANTPAGLQMAVAAGGSNFSVGQRQLICLARAILRSNHVLVLDEATANVDPTTDRLIQDTIRYKFTDCTVLTIAHRLNTIMDSDRVLVMDAGQAVELGTPYELLQLPMGIFSDMVAATGPSESERLQQIARQAYEQTLAVANKTQ